In a single window of the Natronosalvus caseinilyticus genome:
- a CDS encoding amino acid-binding protein has protein sequence MFDEIMEKFEGSPSQQAVIRLLLERGFSVNDEGRVVSGGIEIPNTGIAREIDVDRRVVDSTTDVILEDPELRRIFQNISQVPSLMDLAPVLDLTVLSIEVADAEQEGIVASVTGILADHGISIRQTISEDPEFTDEPRLHLVTDEDLPGEVITDIRTLSFVRSIELQ, from the coding sequence ATGTTCGACGAGATCATGGAGAAATTCGAGGGGTCGCCGAGCCAGCAGGCGGTCATCCGCCTCCTCCTGGAGCGGGGCTTCTCGGTCAACGACGAGGGCCGGGTCGTCTCGGGCGGAATCGAGATCCCCAACACGGGCATCGCTCGCGAAATCGACGTCGACCGGCGCGTCGTCGACTCGACGACGGACGTCATCCTGGAGGACCCCGAGTTGCGACGGATCTTCCAGAACATCTCGCAGGTGCCGAGCCTGATGGATCTGGCGCCCGTCCTCGACCTAACGGTGCTCTCGATCGAGGTCGCGGACGCCGAACAGGAAGGCATCGTCGCCTCGGTGACGGGGATTCTGGCCGACCACGGCATCTCGATCCGCCAGACGATCAGCGAGGACCCGGAGTTCACCGACGAACCCCGCCTCCACCTCGTCACCGACGAGGACCTGCCGGGTGAGGTCATCACCGACATCCGCACGCTGTCGTTCGTGCGTTCGATTGAGTTGCAGTAG